In the Bacillus shivajii genome, one interval contains:
- a CDS encoding DUF302 domain-containing protein produces the protein MSFNFTVTSTKTPEEAIAALEETLLEDGFSVLWSFSVKDKLDEKGLGLDEPFQILEVCNAKIAKQVLEFSKLAGYFLPCKLVVYAEDGVTHIGMPKPTTLMDFVDDSQVRQVANDVEQSLMKCMEKAK, from the coding sequence ATGAGCTTTAACTTTACTGTAACATCTACAAAAACACCTGAAGAAGCTATTGCTGCATTAGAGGAAACATTACTTGAAGATGGATTTTCTGTTTTATGGTCTTTTAGCGTTAAAGATAAGCTAGATGAGAAAGGGTTAGGATTGGACGAACCATTTCAAATTCTTGAAGTATGTAACGCAAAAATTGCTAAGCAAGTTCTTGAGTTTTCAAAATTAGCTGGATACTTCCTTCCTTGTAAGCTTGTCGTTTACGCAGAAGATGGTGTAACTCACATTGGAATGCCAAAGCCTACAACATTAATGGATTTTGTCGATGATTCACAAGTTCGACAAGTTGCTAACGATGTTGAACAATCGTTAATGAAATGTATGGAAAAAGCTAAGTAA
- a CDS encoding DUF2188 domain-containing protein, producing MKTYSIRPNKDADAWHLKLDDAVPEKEYDKKDEAVEAGTKVAEQNKPSKLVIYNHLNEVIDEKIYK from the coding sequence ATGAAAACATATAGCATTAGACCGAATAAAGATGCAGACGCATGGCACTTGAAACTTGACGATGCTGTTCCAGAGAAAGAATACGATAAAAAGGATGAAGCAGTTGAAGCGGGTACAAAAGTCGCTGAACAAAACAAACCGAGTAAACTCGTCATCTATAATCACTTAAATGAAGTAATCGACGAGAAAATATACAAGTAA